Sequence from the Nitrospirota bacterium genome:
ACACTGTTTACCTCATTCCATGTTTTATCCGTTGGGCCGGTGTCCCCTGTAAATATTAATCTCTTTCCTCCTTTTTCAATAATATATCCTGCTGCAGGTACGGGATGACTTACCTTTAATGGAAATATCCTGTAGCCGCCAATGTTGAATGGAACACCATGTTTAATTTCATTGAGCAAAAGTACAGGAGATGTTTTATCCGGTATCTTTGTAAAATCAGGCCACAGCCGGTCATTCAAAAGATGTTTTTTAAGGTCTCTCAATGTTTCTTTTATCCCCATAACTGTTACATGATGTCTTTTTTTTCTGACTACAATATTGTCGAGGAGGAAAGGGATACCTATTATATGGTCAAGGTGGGCATGTGTAAGGAGGATATACCTGATTTTAAACTGTTCTGTTTCTGACAGGACAGCGCCTATTGTCCCTGCATCAAACAGGATTTTTTCATCAATAAGAAAGCCGGTCATGTTTGTATCAGGAAACTTTGCACCGGAACATCCAAGAACCCTTATCTTCAATAGAAAATCCCTCCGGCGGGGTAAGAAAACCCCGCCTATCCAGAGATATAATATGGATAGGTGGGACATTCTTGTCCCACTGATTTTCATGTCCCTTTGTGAACCATAGTTCATCTGAGTTCATTCGGGAATTTCCATAGCTAACCCGCCCCTTGAAGGGGAGGGGATTTTTTTTCTTACTTCTAACTTCTTGTTTCTGACTTCTGCTTACTGCTTACTACTCTCATGCCTCTTTATACGCTTTAATAAATGCCGCTACAATCTCTCCATCAAACTGAGTGCCTGTATACTTTTCGAGTTCTTTCATTGCATCATCTATTGTAAGTGCATTTCTGTATGGTCTGTTTGTCATCATGGCATCCACGGTGTCTGCCACTGTAATTATCCTTGCAGCGAGTGGAATATCTTTACCCGCAAGTTTATCAGGATAACCACTGCCGTCATATTTTTCATGGTGCCCCCTTACACCCGGGGCTATTTCCTTTAACTGCTTTACGTGATTCAATAATTCAGCGCCGAATCGTGGATGCATCTGCATCTTCTCAAATTCATCCTGATTAAGTTTCCCTTCTTTCATAAGGATATCATCTCTTATCCCAATCTTTCC
This genomic interval carries:
- a CDS encoding 3',5'-cyclic-nucleotide phosphodiesterase; translated protein: MKIRVLGCSGAKFPDTNMTGFLIDEKILFDAGTIGAVLSETEQFKIRYILLTHAHLDHIIGIPFLLDNIVVRKKRHHVTVMGIKETLRDLKKHLLNDRLWPDFTKIPDKTSPVLLLNEIKHGVPFNIGGYRIFPLKVSHPVPAAGYIIEKGGKRLIFTGDTGPTDKTWNEVNSVMRDMVRACIDAIIIEVSFPNSMEEFAIKCGHLTPGLLFRELKQLNNLPKKIFITHPKKQYYKTIKDEIKKLRMPEIEMLSDGMVIEI